A single region of the Aeromicrobium chenweiae genome encodes:
- the ykgO gene encoding type B 50S ribosomal protein L36 — MKVRSSLRSLKNQAGSQVVRRHGRTFVINRDNPRLKARQG, encoded by the coding sequence ATGAAGGTCCGCAGCTCACTTCGCTCGCTCAAGAACCAGGCCGGTTCGCAGGTCGTCCGGCGTCACGGACGCACGTTCGTGATCAACCGCGACAACCCCCGGTTGAAGGCCCGTCAGGGCTGA
- a CDS encoding homogentisate 1,2-dioxygenase, with protein MAHYRTAGSVPPKRHTQHRAPDGALYREELMGEEGFSSDSSLLYHRGVPSAIVDARRWDLPDHTTTPNEPLLARHLSLHDLFDDGGRRDLVTSRRLVLANADVRISYVVGAETSPLYRNATGDECVFIEDGSGTLETVFGHIDFGPGDYLIVPRATTHRWVPAEGGVRAYCIEANSHISPPRRYLSRYGQLLEHAPYCERDLRGPGEPELREESDVEVLIKHRGSGPLGLAGSVHVVPQHPFDVIGWDGCLYPYAFNVRDFEPITGRVHQPPPVHQVFEGANFVICNFVPRKVDYHPLAIPVPYYHSNVDSDEVMFYVAGDYEARKGSGIGRGSVSLHPGGHSHGPQPSAIEASLGAESFDELAVMVDTFRPLELGEGGRACDDGRYAWSWSR; from the coding sequence GTGGCCCACTACCGCACCGCCGGCAGCGTCCCGCCCAAGCGGCACACCCAGCACCGTGCCCCGGACGGGGCGCTGTACCGGGAAGAGCTGATGGGGGAGGAGGGATTCTCCTCGGACTCCTCGCTGCTGTACCACCGCGGCGTGCCGTCGGCGATCGTGGACGCCCGGCGCTGGGACCTGCCCGACCACACCACGACGCCCAACGAGCCCCTCCTGGCCCGGCACCTGTCGCTGCACGACCTGTTCGACGACGGGGGACGGCGGGACCTGGTCACCAGCAGGCGGCTGGTCCTGGCCAACGCCGACGTCCGCATCTCGTACGTCGTGGGGGCCGAGACGTCGCCGCTGTACCGCAACGCCACCGGCGACGAGTGCGTGTTCATCGAGGACGGCTCGGGGACCCTCGAGACGGTGTTCGGGCACATCGACTTCGGTCCCGGCGACTACCTGATCGTCCCGCGGGCGACGACCCACCGCTGGGTGCCGGCCGAAGGTGGCGTGCGGGCGTACTGCATCGAGGCGAACAGCCACATCTCACCGCCGCGCCGCTACCTGTCGAGGTACGGGCAGCTCCTCGAGCACGCGCCCTACTGCGAGCGCGACCTGCGCGGACCGGGTGAGCCGGAGCTCCGCGAGGAGAGCGACGTCGAGGTGCTCATCAAGCACCGGGGGTCCGGACCGCTCGGGCTGGCCGGATCGGTGCACGTCGTGCCGCAGCACCCGTTCGACGTGATCGGGTGGGACGGCTGCCTGTACCCGTACGCGTTCAACGTCAGGGACTTCGAGCCGATCACGGGGCGGGTGCACCAGCCGCCGCCGGTGCACCAGGTGTTCGAGGGGGCGAACTTCGTGATCTGCAACTTCGTGCCGCGCAAGGTCGACTACCACCCGCTGGCGATCCCGGTGCCGTACTACCACTCCAACGTGGACTCCGACGAGGTCATGTTCTACGTCGCCGGCGACTACGAGGCGCGCAAGGGGTCGGGCATCGGGCGTGGCTCGGTGTCGCTGCACCCCGGCGGCCACTCGCACGGTCCGCAGCCGTCCGCGATCGAGGCCAGTCTTGGCGCGGAGTCGTTCGACGAGCTCGCAGTCATGGTCGACACGTTCCGTCCGCTCGAGCTCGGCGAGGGTGGGCGGGCCTGCGACGACGGCCGCTACGCCTGGTCGTGGTCCCGGTGA
- the fahA gene encoding fumarylacetoacetase, with protein sequence MTDFGRATLPYCSFVRPGEERARVGVGVGTDVLDLTAASAARGHVHAGLFAAGSLDPLLAAGPLAWHEVRTFVAASLDAFAEHLSPAAGVELVLPFTVADYVDFYASEHHATNVGRLFRPDGAALTPNWKHLPIGYHGRAGTVVASGTPVRRPSGQTRGHDGTIAFGPTAKLDIEAEIGFVVGAGSTLGEPVPTSSFDDHVFGICVVNDWSARDVQAWEYVPLGPFLGKSFATSVSPWVVPLAALAGARVDPPRQDPEPLAYLQDEDAWGLDLELEVIVNGTVLSRAPYAQMYWTPAQMLAHLTANGAALRPGDLFASGTVSGPEQGQRGSLLELSWNGSHPVLLDDGSSRSFLLDGDRVTIAASARLAGGRRIALGQVDGQVVA encoded by the coding sequence GTGACGGACTTCGGACGGGCGACGCTGCCGTACTGCTCGTTCGTCCGCCCGGGGGAGGAGCGCGCACGCGTGGGCGTCGGGGTCGGCACGGACGTCCTCGACCTCACGGCGGCGTCGGCGGCACGGGGGCACGTCCACGCAGGGCTGTTCGCGGCCGGGTCGCTCGACCCGTTGCTGGCCGCCGGCCCCCTGGCCTGGCACGAGGTGCGGACGTTCGTCGCGGCCAGTCTCGACGCGTTCGCGGAACACCTGTCGCCGGCGGCCGGGGTCGAGCTCGTGCTGCCGTTCACGGTGGCGGACTACGTCGACTTCTACGCCTCCGAGCACCACGCGACCAACGTCGGTCGGCTGTTCCGGCCGGACGGGGCCGCGCTGACGCCGAACTGGAAGCACCTGCCGATCGGGTACCACGGCCGCGCCGGGACGGTCGTGGCCTCCGGGACACCCGTCCGGCGGCCGTCGGGGCAGACCCGCGGGCACGACGGCACGATCGCGTTCGGCCCGACCGCCAAGCTCGACATCGAGGCGGAGATCGGCTTCGTGGTGGGGGCCGGCTCGACGCTCGGCGAACCGGTGCCGACGTCGTCCTTCGACGACCACGTCTTCGGGATCTGCGTCGTGAACGACTGGTCGGCGCGCGACGTCCAGGCCTGGGAGTACGTCCCGCTGGGCCCGTTCCTCGGCAAGTCGTTCGCCACCTCGGTGTCGCCCTGGGTGGTGCCGCTCGCGGCGCTGGCGGGAGCCCGGGTCGACCCGCCACGCCAGGACCCGGAGCCGCTCGCGTACCTGCAGGACGAGGACGCGTGGGGGCTCGACCTCGAGCTCGAGGTGATCGTCAACGGCACCGTCCTGTCACGGGCACCGTACGCGCAGATGTACTGGACGCCCGCGCAGATGCTCGCGCACCTGACCGCGAACGGAGCGGCTCTGCGGCCGGGTGACCTGTTCGCCTCCGGCACCGTCAGCGGGCCCGAGCAGGGTCAGCGGGGATCGTTGCTCGAGCTGTCCTGGAACGGCTCGCATCCCGTGCTGCTCGACGACGGCTCGTCCCGGTCGTTCCTGCTGGACGGCGACCGGGTCACGATCGCGGCCAGCGCCAGGCTGGCCGGCGGACGACGCATCGCCCTCGGCCAGGTCGACGGGCAGGTCGTCGCCTGA
- a CDS encoding GNAT family N-acetyltransferase has protein sequence MSLRLPAGLTERPLTMADAPEVTGVLAASERHFVGEAFIDESDVIGMWSTEGRDLATDTLAVLDDGRIVAGAEVNTRRHLLVEVLPSHLGRGIGTALADWAEGLARGRGWEVAEQQIASADTAGAEILAARGYERVSGEWVLRLDEDAPLRRHALPADVVIRPFEPADARAVHTVVVDAFAEWEGQFRLAYEDWHTRHVERDGADTSHWRVATAAGEVVGAAVVHDSDGATWVHQLAVRADHRGQGIAQGLLAEAYDAGRRRGCLTGELATSSRSGALPLYERLGMRVVGEFESWQLRLGQP, from the coding sequence ATGTCGTTGCGTCTGCCTGCCGGTCTCACCGAGCGTCCACTGACGATGGCGGACGCGCCCGAGGTGACGGGGGTGCTGGCGGCGTCCGAGCGGCACTTCGTCGGGGAGGCCTTCATCGACGAGTCCGACGTGATCGGCATGTGGTCGACGGAAGGACGCGACCTGGCGACGGACACGCTGGCGGTGCTGGACGACGGCAGGATCGTCGCCGGTGCCGAGGTGAACACCCGCCGGCACCTCCTCGTGGAGGTGCTCCCGTCGCACCTGGGCCGCGGCATCGGCACGGCGCTGGCCGACTGGGCCGAGGGGCTGGCCCGTGGTCGAGGCTGGGAGGTCGCGGAGCAGCAGATCGCGAGCGCGGACACCGCGGGGGCGGAGATCCTGGCCGCTCGCGGCTACGAGCGCGTGTCGGGCGAGTGGGTGCTGCGGCTCGACGAGGATGCGCCGTTGCGGCGTCACGCGCTGCCGGCGGACGTCGTGATCCGCCCCTTCGAGCCGGCGGACGCACGAGCGGTGCACACGGTGGTCGTCGACGCCTTCGCCGAGTGGGAAGGGCAGTTCCGTCTCGCGTACGAGGACTGGCACACGCGCCACGTGGAGCGTGACGGCGCGGACACGTCGCACTGGCGGGTGGCGACCGCGGCGGGCGAGGTCGTGGGTGCGGCAGTCGTGCACGACAGCGACGGCGCGACCTGGGTGCACCAGCTCGCGGTCCGTGCGGACCACCGCGGTCAGGGGATCGCGCAGGGGCTCCTCGCGGAGGCCTACGACGCAGGACGACGCCGCGGCTGCCTCACGGGCGAGCTCGCGACGTCGTCACGATCGGGCGCGCTGCCGCTCTACGAGCGCCTCGGAATGCGCGTCGTCGGCGAGTTCGAGTCGTGGCAGCTGCGTCTTGGTCAGCCCTGA